One segment of Sesamum indicum cultivar Zhongzhi No. 13 linkage group LG4, S_indicum_v1.0, whole genome shotgun sequence DNA contains the following:
- the LOC105160423 gene encoding probable WRKY transcription factor 27 isoform X1: MDDDWDLHAVVRGCAAVTTTSTDTTTTTTANNPFPSFSSTPNFHEVHQDSFDFPGLIDDRNDPFQGLQEIYQEFCLDAPPPATSSSGVDTATVPVPAVQVFQPHREIAQIQPPLLQMNMQTQESIQFKNPTLASPSHHSFPAANPQPIRQRRRKNQQMKMVRQMTQEELSADSWAWRKYGQKPIKGSPYPRNYYRCSTSKGCAARKQVERSPNDPGIFVVSYTGEHTHPRPAHRSSLAGSTRSKFSAASKSNNIESYALLFQKGSVSSSSTASGSTFSPCSPLMEGEAAAQNDDVEMAEEDDGGGDEDDENVIVIPNDLMNDDEDMFKGFQDSDHSSGGGDLFSSGLLSSPPWTPTSSSAKASNFNGGGGS; the protein is encoded by the exons ATGGATGATGACTGGGATCTCCATGCGGTGGTGAGAGGCTGCGCCGCCGTGACCACCACCTCCACAGACactaccaccaccaccactgcTAACAACCCTTTTCCCAGTTTTTCCTCTACGCCTAATTTCCATGAGGTTCATCAAGACTCATTTGATTTTCCTGGCCTCATAGACGACAGGAACGACCCTTTCCAGGGTTTGCAAGAAATCTACCAAGAATTCTGCCTTGACGCTCCACCTCCCGCCACCTCTTCATCCGGCGTTGATACTGCCACAGTCCCCGTCCCGGCGGTCCAAGTGTTTCAACCCCATCGAGAAATTGCGCAAATACAACCACCACTGCTCCAGATGAATATGCAAACTCAAGAAAGCATACAGTTCAAGAATCCTACACTTGCTTCTCCTTCTCATCACAGCTTTCCAGCAGCAAATCCTCAGCCCATCCGACAGCGAAGAag GAAAAACCAGCAGATGAAAATGGTCCGTCAAATGACACAAGAAGAACTCTCCGCTGATTCATGGGCATGGCGAAAATACGGTCAAAAGCCCATAAAAGGATCTCCATATCCAAG AAACTACTACCGGTGCAGCACATCTAAAGGCTGCGCCGCCAGGAAACAGGTGGAGCGCAGCCCAAATGATCCGGGGATTTTCGTAGTCTCATACACCGGAGAACACACTCATCCACGGCCAGCTCACCGGAGCTCACTCGCCGGAAGCACACGCAGCAAATTCTCCGCCGCTTCAAAAAGTAATAACATTGAAAGTTATGCGCTTTTGTTTCAAAAGGGTTCcgtctcttcttcttcaactgCATCTGGCTCGACTTTCTCACCGTGTAGTCCATTAATGGAAGGTGAAGCTGCAGCGCAGAACGACGACGTGGAGATGGCCGAGGAGGACGACGGAGGCGGAGATGAGGACGATGAGAATGTTATTGTGATCCCAAATGACTTGATGAATGATGACGAAGATATGTTCAAAGGATTTCAAGATTCTGATCACTCGAGTGGTGGCGGGGACTTGTTTTCAAGTGGCTTACTATCATCACCGCCGTGGACGCCCACCAGCTCATCCGCTAAAGCTTCCAACTTCAATGGCGGAGGAGGAAGCTGA
- the LOC105160423 gene encoding probable WRKY transcription factor 27 isoform X2: MDDDWDLHAVVRGCAAVTTTSTDTTTTTTANNPFPSFSSTPNFHEVHQDSFDFPGLIDDRNDPFQGLQEIYQEFCLDAPPPATSSSGVDTATVPVPAVQVFQPHREIAQIQPPLLQMNMQTQESIQFKNPTLASPSHHSFPAANPQPIRQRRRKNQQMKMVRQMTQEELSADSWAWRKYGQKPIKGSPYPRNYYRCSTSKGCAARKQVERSPNDPGIFVVSYTGEHTHPRPAHRSSLAGSTRSKFSAASKSEAAAQNDDVEMAEEDDGGGDEDDENVIVIPNDLMNDDEDMFKGFQDSDHSSGGGDLFSSGLLSSPPWTPTSSSAKASNFNGGGGS; encoded by the exons ATGGATGATGACTGGGATCTCCATGCGGTGGTGAGAGGCTGCGCCGCCGTGACCACCACCTCCACAGACactaccaccaccaccactgcTAACAACCCTTTTCCCAGTTTTTCCTCTACGCCTAATTTCCATGAGGTTCATCAAGACTCATTTGATTTTCCTGGCCTCATAGACGACAGGAACGACCCTTTCCAGGGTTTGCAAGAAATCTACCAAGAATTCTGCCTTGACGCTCCACCTCCCGCCACCTCTTCATCCGGCGTTGATACTGCCACAGTCCCCGTCCCGGCGGTCCAAGTGTTTCAACCCCATCGAGAAATTGCGCAAATACAACCACCACTGCTCCAGATGAATATGCAAACTCAAGAAAGCATACAGTTCAAGAATCCTACACTTGCTTCTCCTTCTCATCACAGCTTTCCAGCAGCAAATCCTCAGCCCATCCGACAGCGAAGAag GAAAAACCAGCAGATGAAAATGGTCCGTCAAATGACACAAGAAGAACTCTCCGCTGATTCATGGGCATGGCGAAAATACGGTCAAAAGCCCATAAAAGGATCTCCATATCCAAG AAACTACTACCGGTGCAGCACATCTAAAGGCTGCGCCGCCAGGAAACAGGTGGAGCGCAGCCCAAATGATCCGGGGATTTTCGTAGTCTCATACACCGGAGAACACACTCATCCACGGCCAGCTCACCGGAGCTCACTCGCCGGAAGCACACGCAGCAAATTCTCCGCCGCTTCAAAAA GTGAAGCTGCAGCGCAGAACGACGACGTGGAGATGGCCGAGGAGGACGACGGAGGCGGAGATGAGGACGATGAGAATGTTATTGTGATCCCAAATGACTTGATGAATGATGACGAAGATATGTTCAAAGGATTTCAAGATTCTGATCACTCGAGTGGTGGCGGGGACTTGTTTTCAAGTGGCTTACTATCATCACCGCCGTGGACGCCCACCAGCTCATCCGCTAAAGCTTCCAACTTCAATGGCGGAGGAGGAAGCTGA